TAAAGCAATTTAATTCTTTACTAcaaatctacaaaataaatGCTACAAATGATGTAGGGCTGTTTTACGTTGTTTCAGAAGCTAATggtttaaaataatatagatgaaaaggttaatttatttatttattttatttttatctatggTTATTGATATTAACTTTAGTTGAGGTTTAAAAAAGGGAGAAACAAGAGCTTTAGTTGACGTTGACGAGGATAATTATTCTTCAAAACAGTCATTCAAAAAAGAGCTACTACTTACTGCATATGCATGCAAGTAAAGGCAATCACGCTTCTTTCTGTTATTtgtcatttattttatatttctttttttttttgctcgaatattttatatttctttaatttcctAATGAAAGCTATTCGTTATCTTATCGATCGAGAAAACATGAAAAGTTATCTAATCGATTGTGATTTGATTAAAAGGatctaaattttattcattGATTTATTTTCACATGCAAAACAAATGGTTGAATTGTCTTCCACGAATATTCCTTTAAcccaacagaaaaaaaaaaaacaagtaatcaCACATGcatacaaaagaagaaggaacagatcagaagacaacaacaataaaaaataacaaaagatctatatataatatatagttacgTTGTGGAAAGATCtgttttgaatataatgttCATTCTGGATATATAGGGTTAAACAAGTCAGGCCATAATTagctaattatttaattttttcaaagctttatttatatgttgccaaaaaaaaagctttatttATATGTGCGTAGCGTTCTTCTGCTAAAAGGCCCgcatcaaaggaaaaaaaagacatgCACGTtgtctttaaataattaatctacATGTAGTGTCGTCGTACaaaacattattaaatataCTATAGCcaaaaacaatatgttttgttaTGCTTCTATATAAGAGTCAAGTCAATATCAGGATTATGATTTCTCATTGTAGTACATAAATATCGTTTAGTCTTTAAAATGCATCTTGCCATTAATAAGTTATTAATAATAACTAACATAGCGAAGATTTTGATCGATCTTGGATAACTCGCGAGTGTAATTGTATAAGCTTTTTTCGTCACGTCAACGACAACGAGTATACTTGTATAATTATAGTCTTTACGTTACTTCCTTAATTTCATcgcattttttatatatctaggATAACTGTTGATATTTGTTGGtgacttatttaaattttagtttcatTGATTAATTATAGCCGTGCTTATGATATATGATGAGAGTTATAACGCTAATAATTTACTTAGCTATTGATAGAAAGAGAGCATCTCATTTccagtatttttcttttgtgtacAATATACAAAAATCTGTCACAAATTAGATCTAGattcaatttattaaaaatacaaagggctttccaaaaaaatattcgaTGAAGTGTTTCTTTGTAGGatagaaaaatagaaacacaCGTAGTCATGTATACGTCTTCTAGTGTCTAACCTAGAGCATGAAAATGCGCATAAATACAATGGTTGTATTAAATAATTCATATGGTTgttaaaaagaccaaaatagGATGGCTCGTACGTACGtcttctagttttttttttttgacaggcgggagtatatatatatattttttttctatacaaaatCGGATTTATCATGTGCCACGtgattgagagaaaaagagacatACACAAAAGGAatctttttttcctccaaagtgtaatatttttaaaaataaaatatcacagaTTACATATTAttgtcaaataaaatatttctactCTATTGTCAATTTGTCATGATTACATACTATTACATATTCCCTATAATACAAAGGTGCAAAAAATCGTTTTTTGgtcatctaaaattttattaataagcTTGGTTTCTCACCAAAGTAAATTACAACAACGAGAATACAAAACTCAAACGAGAACAACATATGCTGACGGATTACAATAATATCCCCAAAGTTATTAGCTcacaagagagaaacaaagccCCAAAAGAAAGGAATTAGATTACAAACAAACGATAAtacatgaagaagaaaaggaacTAAGTTCTATATTGAACAAAGGAATGAGAGATTCCAACAAAGCTTccctataaaacctgtaaatgACAAGAGCACTAGAAGACCAGATAACCTCACACCGAAGACTACTAGAAAGCAAAACAACAGAGAAGAAGCAGGAACCCGACACGACCAGAGACACAAATACAACTTCCAGCACACCTCAACAGCCGattagagagaaataaaaacacTAGGGACAAGGCCAAAGCCTTAAAATCGACTGGAGACAGACCACACAAGATCAACTATTTTTACACGCGGACACTCGTCGAGCCAACTTCAGCCACCTACAGACTTAAAACTGACGACGTCCTCGCAAGAGAAGAAGTAGAGAACGATTCCACTGCTTCGACTAATACCTAACTCTAAAACTTCCAAAAGGAAACTCGGCGGAAGGCTAGTAGGTGACTTAGCAACAAAATACCATCCAAATGGCTCACACCAAGAACGGACCTAAAGCAAAAACTAATCTCAAAACAGCAAGAGGACTCTAAGAAGAGGTAGAGCGAAATTCCAGATTCAAAACCTCATACATATCAACAACCGAAAATAAATGACTAAGAACTGAATCAACAAAGATAACTAGAGCCACCACCAAGCAAACTGGGGATATACCAAACGAGTTTGACTTGATGAGAATGTAGCCAAGGTTAAACCTAAATACTTTCTAAACAAAAAGACCTAGGGCAGCACTATCAGGACAGAAGAATACAAATGCCAAATGTTACAGGAGAGGAGGCAAAAACATCTCGGCTGCAGTAGAAACCAACAACTCGTCCATCACCGTAAACGACCAAGGCCAAGAAGAACCAGATCTGAAATTTCGCTCAATAAAGCCATTGACGAGACAGGGCAAATCGCGGTTGACcatcataaaccaaaaagagaCGACGCTCAGGGGAAATCTCGCCGAAATTGGAGAAGATCCGAGTTTGAAGCCGTTCCGAAACCTTTGAAACTATCACCGGTGAAAGGCTCGGAAAGACTCATAATCAGCTAGATCTGAAGAAAGCACACAAGGTGCAAAAAAATCGTTCATAAAtcagttttcacttttcagctTCTTCCAAATTAAAGTTACTCTGCAATCTGCATGCTATAGATAAAGTATCCAATGTGACAGAGgagatcccaaaaaaaaaaaaaggaattgattttaaatataaacaaatataaatccaCTTTCGGATTTCCTACTGATCACTTACTTCATCCTACTAAACACAGACTCCGTGTCTCATGGGTCTTGCTTTTTATTATTGGGCATTTTAATGGGCTTTATGGGCCTCAAACCTcgatccaagaaaaaaaaatctccccGCCACGACCTTATCCATGGAAGAACTCTGCAATCTTCGTTTGCCATTGCCAAAATCCTTCGTACTGCTACTGCAAAATCGCGTCTTTTGCGCGAGCAGAAGTGTTCTCAACTCGAAAATTTGATGGAgctttgttcttcatcttcatcatcttctctcctTCGCATTTGTTCATCTTCAGCACCTGAaatctcattctcttcttcaatttcacACTTCCCATCTAAAACCCAACTAAACCTCACAAAACCCAGATTCCAGAATCTCCGGATTTGCGCTTCCGTGACGGCGGAGACTCATCAAGGTCTCCCACGAGACAGTCCTCAGCGTCTTCTCAAGGAGCTAGCTCAGCGTAAAACAGCGACAGGACCGAAGAAGAAAGTTCCACCGAAACGATTCATCTTAAGGCCACCATTAGACGACAAGAAATTAGCTGAGAGATTCCTCAATAGTCCACAATTGTCACTAAAGTCGTTTCCTTTACTCAGCTCTTGTCTCCCATCTTCAAAGCTTAACAACGCTGATAAAACATGGATCGATGAGTATCTTCTTGAAGTCAAACAAGCGTTAGGGTATTCTCTGGAGCCTTCGGAGAGCTTAGGAGATGATAACCCTGCGAAACATTTCGATACGTTGCTGTATCTTGCTTTCCAGCATCCGTCGTGTGACAGGGCACGTGCGCGGCATGTGAAGAATGGGCACTCGAGGCTTTGGTTTCTGGGTCAGTATGTGCTTGAGCTTGCTATTACTGAGTTTTTCTTGCAGAGGTATCCGAGGGAATCTCCAGGGCCTATGAGGGAGAGAGTGTTTGCTTTGATTGGGAAGAGGTATCTACCAAAGTGGGTTAAAGCTGCGAGCTTGCAAAATCTCATCTTTCCTTATGATGATATGGATAAGTTGATTAGAAAAGAGCGTGAGCCTCCGGTTAAGtaagtttctctcttctttctttctttctttctttctttctcattgcCTCTGctttggatgatgatgatggtttcagTTGAGTTATTCCACTGTTTCGTTGCTTTGAGCTGAGACTTTAGCTTCAATGTGTTAAAATTGTGATATATGTAGTAGGAGGAACTAGTATATGATCTCAATCCTCTCAAGAACTTGTTTTGGATATTAGTTTCTGTGTTTTAAAAAGCCTAAGTCCTCACCATGAGTTTGATATCTTAGTTGTTGTGCCATTGCCAGCTTTAACTTTATATAAGTTAACCCTTCAAAGGTGACTTAAACTAGTTCTTGATGTAGTTAGCTGATCTGTGCTTATCTGTTTGTAGTGTTTCATCATTGGTATAAGCATTTAGTTATTTGTAGTCTAAATATGATAAACCGAAGTTCCAACAATTCGATTCCAATGGCTGTATGATAGCTGGTACTTATATATATCTAGCTCAGGCTTACCATTTGATTATATTAATGTCTGAAAACTCGATGAATCTGAGCATCCCAATATCTCATAAATGTCATGTACTTATCCCTGTTAATTTGGTTTGTTCTTCTGGGTAGATCTGTGTTCTGGGCTTTGTTTGGTGCCATCTATCTATGCTATGGGATGCCAGAAGTGTACCGTGTACTTTTTGAGGTGTTTGGGATGGACCCAGATGCTGATGAATGTCAGCCTCGAAGCAGGAGACAGCTCGAGGATGTAGATTATGTTTCTGTTGAATTTGAAGGCAAAAAGCTAGCTTGGCAAGATATTGCTACTTACAGGGTAATAATATAGAGGAACAAGCTACAAAACCACAGTTAACTTCTTTGCTTTATTGAAGAAGATTGATtcctttatattttgttttctgtttcttcagCCTCCTGAAGATGCTTTATTCGCACACCCGAGACTATTCAGAGCGTGTGTTCCTCCGGGAATGCATCGTTTCAGAGGGAACATATGGGATTTTGACAGCAAACCCAAAGTTATGCAGACCCTTGGATACCCTTTACCGATGAATGATAGAATCAAGGAGATAACCGAAGCAAGAAACATCGAACTTGGACTCGGTTTACAGGTACAAAAAGCGGCTACTCCTGGCTTTTGTCATGCATTATATTACTTCCCTTCTCTAACCCTTTTTCACTTACCTGAAATCACACAGCTCTGCTTCTTGCATCCTTCAAAACACAAGTTTGAACACCCGCGGTTTTGTTTTGAGCGGCTAGAATACGTAGGACAGAAGATACAGGTGAGAATGAAGATCTCTCATCtaaaaagattcaaaagaatgtttcctttttttgttgttgtttaaccTGGTTTTTTTCGTTATGGGATCATGCAGGATATAGCAATGGCAGAACGATTGTTAATGAAGCACTTGGACGCACCAGGGAAGTGGTTGCAAGAGAAGCATCGACGTCTATTAATGAACAAATTCTGTGGCCGGTATCTTAGAGAAAAACGTCTTCACAACTTTATAATATACTCAGAGGAGGTTCATGATCGGTATGAACATAACCGGAGACTAAGAAACCCGGCAACAACCGCTGTTCAACAAGCCATTCATGGTCTTGCCTATACCATCTATGGAAAACCTGATGTCCGGAGGCTCATGTTTGAGGTTTTCGACTTCGAACAAATCCAACCTAAAGCTGTCTGAAAACCAAAGTCCCTATCTCATTTGTCTTGATGTCTGTTAGTTTGCTTCGTGGATTTTATTTCTGTAGTTAAAACTTATGTACCTTTGGAACTTTTTATAAGGCTTCAAACATAAGATGATACcaaactctttttctttatacTTTATGCAGAACCTAACATCAGACATGAAAGTATAGATAGGCACAAGCTTTTTTCATGTTACTACTAAAGTAGACATAAACTTAGGGTGTTTGGCCTTTGCCTGAATGATTCACATTGGTAGCaaaaaatttgatgatttttattttggtatttctCTTTAGCTCCAGAAGCTTCTTATCGACAACAGTCTTCCTGATAATATGTATGCCACAATTACTCATTTTCTGTCTTATCATCGATTCAATTTTACTTTCTCGATGTTTGTAACATTACtctgctttgttttgttgttgcaggTCTCCGTCTGATTGTGGAAACCAATCATTTGTTCAAGGTGCTGCATACTATCTTTGATTGAAACTTTATCTTAGTATATGTCCTGTGAATAATGTTTTTCTGATGATGATTTCATTTTGCAGCTTGCTTGATTTTCAGGCAGTGAGTAGATGTAACAATACTTGGGATCAAATTTCAGGGAATTGATTACTTGAAGTATGACAACTGCAACTCAGTCTTCTGTCTCCAATACTTAATTCCTTTTGTAAGCGATTACGATGTGTTATTATGCCACAACTAAGTCTTGTGTCTAATGGTCGATAAAATTTTGTTGGTAACATAACTCACTTTGTTTTGTCGTTGCAGGTGTCAGTCTGATTTTGGCaaccaattttttgtttaaggtGCACCATATATTCCTTTTGTTTGATCTTGTTATTATGTTCTTGATCTGTATGCCAAAACTACTCATCTTCTGTCGTATCATCGATTCAGTTTTACTTACTTttgatatgtttgtttgtaacaTAACTCTGCTTAGTTTTGTCTTTCTCGTTCTGTAGTGGATATTTAAGTATGACGTCGCATGGTAACATGTATTTATTTTGGAGAGCCAAGGGGAATGGGCTGATGAAAATAATACTgctaatactaaattttttgagCAATATGAAACttaaatgattatagcaatgtGATCTCTTTTGGTCTTATGTGACAGATCCTTGAGAAAGATCCTTTCCATTTGAAGTGTACCTTGGGTACAATTTGGTCGCTGCCATGGAACTTGGCAAATCAAATGAGCTCTATCTAATTAATGGCGTGCAATTTGGTGAAAGACTACTACCCTTCAAAGTAcgtgttaaaataattttaccttCAAATTAagtgttaaaataaattatctcaAGCTATATTGCCAATTATAGTTGTTCCTATGATTTTATCCCAATCCTAGTTAGGATATATATAGTTAACCTGTTTTGAAGTTGAGCTTGTCAAGACCATGAATCAACTTCAAGAGCAtgtgttttttggttgaatatgTTTTCTGTACTGTACTTGATCTCGTTGAACATGTCAAAATCGTTTTTGTGGTTGAGTATGTGATTTTTATGATTCCTTTTGAGTGATGCTCTGTCTGTTACTGTGGTATAAATGCTCATACGTGGTCTGATGTTGTTCGTGGTTTGCGGTGGGTTGTTACTACAATTGTATCAAAAGAATGACCAATATATACAAGAGGAAGAAGCCTAAATTAAATCAGGGGAAATTAGAAGATACCGGACGCTGGATGTATATAATTGGCGATGTTAATCTTTGAACATTCTCTCTTTTGATATTGACTTGGCAGACTGACTGCTTGCTTTTTTGGGTTTCACGT
The sequence above is a segment of the Camelina sativa cultivar DH55 chromosome 10, Cs, whole genome shotgun sequence genome. Coding sequences within it:
- the LOC104716369 gene encoding ribonuclease III domain-containing protein RNC1, chloroplastic is translated as MELCSSSSSSSLLRICSSSAPEISFSSSISHFPSKTQLNLTKPRFQNLRICASVTAETHQGLPRDSPQRLLKELAQRKTATGPKKKVPPKRFILRPPLDDKKLAERFLNSPQLSLKSFPLLSSCLPSSKLNNADKTWIDEYLLEVKQALGYSLEPSESLGDDNPAKHFDTLLYLAFQHPSCDRARARHVKNGHSRLWFLGQYVLELAITEFFLQRYPRESPGPMRERVFALIGKRYLPKWVKAASLQNLIFPYDDMDKLIRKEREPPVKSVFWALFGAIYLCYGMPEVYRVLFEVFGMDPDADECQPRSRRQLEDVDYVSVEFEGKKLAWQDIATYRPPEDALFAHPRLFRACVPPGMHRFRGNIWDFDSKPKVMQTLGYPLPMNDRIKEITEARNIELGLGLQLCFLHPSKHKFEHPRFCFERLEYVGQKIQDIAMAERLLMKHLDAPGKWLQEKHRRLLMNKFCGRYLREKRLHNFIIYSEEVHDRYEHNRRLRNPATTAVQQAIHGLAYTIYGKPDVRRLMFEVFDFEQIQPKAV